The DNA segment AAAAACTTTGCTGCAATTTGaattttatacaattattttgttaCAGGGCAAAAGTCACAGTTATGCCTTTTTAACAGGATAAGAGGCAAACCACGACCCTAAAGTGAACAATTTTGACTACACTGCCTCTCTGCTTTTATTTGAGGTCAATTGTTGACTACACAAAGTGACACAGTGAGTGTGTTCCCACAGCGTCAGCAGATACAGCGTCAAAGCGGCCCACGGGACGAGAAGTCTGTAAAATGCTATTGTTCGTTTTAGACACCGCAAATAAAAGGCTTTCTATACACATTGGGAAAATACTCAAAAATTATACCttcccttttttaaaacaaccaaGAGCAGAAGTAAGATTTGCATCTAGGTCTCATATATGCACAGTCACTGAAATTGATTAGGACGTGATTGATTTGTGAATTAAGTAATCCAAATAAACAGACAAGccacagttttttatttgacagttATTAGCTATATGATTATGTGTAGGGAAGGGATGATTTTCCTTGGATCAGTCCTTATACTTTGGCATGTTGGACAGGGACAGGAATGTACCACGGTAAGAATATTAATATATGTTATGTGTTTCAAAGGTAGCATCTTAAAATATGAACTATTTCAGGACACCAGCGCATTCTAacatattgtttgttaattaaatgtttatgttctaGAGTGTTTTGACTTCCAGAGAGCAGAATGTTAAACATACCTtaacaataaattaaaaatatttcaaaatggttcactttaatatttattcatttgttatttttacataatcaaAACCTTCTGGACATATAGCTTATAGGAAGAGTTATACAAAAGATTTGTATCTTATatattttcagtttcatttGTCGTTTTTgtcatttgcttttatttttatatttttcatttatttttgtaactttgttttgtgcttttatatttttatattgctatataagtttaattgatttgtttcagtttagttttttttattttcagttaaaaatgtTAGTGCCTTAACTTTTAATTTattgctgaggcaacatttctaattttcttttagtttaagtttttcaaataatatttaggccgatatattttatttaatttcactaaacagaaatgttttattagtttattagTAAACTATAATTACCTTGACAGATTGAAGTTTTAAAAGTGTCTTAGAACATAAAGGTTACAAGcacttatattaaaaaaaaagcaaagtgaAACCATGCAGGAATGGTCTTGTCATgtgattttgtttcatttttagataACAAAGAATACACACTATTCATGTGCTGGGAGAAATCTGACTCATATACCTGCCAGTCTTCCTCTCACTGTCACAACTCTGGATTTCAGTTTCAATTTCTTGAACTCTTTAACTAAATGTGTGTTTCCCTTACTGTACAATCTACAAGCCCTGGATCTCACGaggtaaataaatactatagttaTCAATTATTTTACAGATCTTGAATGTTTTGCAATATTTGAATATCTTTTGGTCTTTCAGATGTCATATCTATCACATAGAAGATGATGCTTTCTACAATGTGAGAAATTTAACTTCTTTGATTCTGACTGGAAACCCCGTTACACATTTTGGACttgaatgttttaatgttttacataATCTACAGCAACTAGTTCTTGTGGATGTTGGGCTCACTTCTTTACAGCTTCATATCAATAATTTAACCAGGCTACAGGAACTTAAAGTGGGAACAAATAACATTCAGTCCATGACTCTCCCTTCATTCATGAGCACCTTCACACGCTTCAGTTTACTCGATCTACATGCCAATAATATATCCATCATAAAATCTGATCACACCGCTGTGTTACGAGAGATTGGCAGAAATATGACTTTAATACTGTGTAGGAATCCATTATTACACATAGAACCAGGAGCTTTCAAAGACATTTATCTGAAAGAGCTGGACATACGGTCTGCTTTTGTCTCATTGAATGCACAAAAGGGATGTTTTAAAGCACTTGATGGTCTCAGCGTTGATAAACTTTTTATAGGAAAATACCGAATGGAAAGGAAAATTGAGGTGACAGATCCCAATTACCTGGATGGTCTTTGCTCAATTAATTTCaatgaattatattttgttcagaAAGAATTCTCTATGTCTGAAATGCATGTGTTTAAATGTATGGTTAATGCAACCAAAATCACAGTGAAAAGAGGATATTTACATAACATGGGATATGTTCCTTTTCACCATCTAAAGGAACTTTATTTAGGAGCCACTAGTTTATCTGCCATACCATGTATTTCAGGCATACATAGCTTAGAAAAGCTAGTGGTGAAAAATATCATACCAATGACATTTCTTGGTGTTGCTGACTTGCCTCTTCTTCGATATGTAGATCTTAGTGGAAACCTGTTAAATCTGAAAGACTGCTGTTCCCAGTTTTTTCAAAGGTGTCAGAATATTAGGCACATGAATCTTAGTCGCAACTCAGAGATAGGAATGGCCGATAAACCTTTTTCTGGATTTGACCTGCTCGAAGTGTTGGACTTTCACCACACAAAACTGCATGTAGTTTTTCACTTTTTAGAAGGTCTTcaaaatgtacagtatctgGATATTTCCTACACGAGTATTTCTTTCTCAAACTACATGGATTTTCATGACCTGGGGAATCTTACGGTGCTCAAAATGAAAGGAAACAGTTTCCGTGGAGACATGTTGAGTAATCTGTTACAGAATCTCAAAAATTTGGAGGTTCTTGACATTTCACATTGTGGAATCGAGAAAATTTCTAGGACATCTTTCAAAGGCATGCAGAAATTACGTCATTTGTATTTAAGTCAAAACAAGCTGATGGTTTTGGACTTTCTTGTCCATCCAGACCTGAAACAACTTACATCGGTTTACGTTGATAAAAACAGCATTATTAGTATCTCACTTGATGTTCTCCAGAAGTTACCCACAAACCTTTCAGTGTTCGACTTGTCCTCTAATCCCATCGAATGCTCCTGTGctcacacagattttattttgtGGATTATCGAACATCGAGGAATTTTGGAGCAGCCGCAAAACATATTATGTAAAACCTTTTCAGCAAGCTCAGATTTTCCAGCTACTGATTTTGACATTGACAGCTGTGTGTACAACACAAGACTCACAGTTATTTTATTGATCTGTTGTGTGACAGCAGTAACAGTTTTATCAGTCGTGGCTTATAGATTCCAGTTTTATCTGAAATACTGCTGTATACTACTGAAAGGTTATAAATCACCCAAACAACAAGAATGTTCCTATGATGCCTTTGTGATTTTCTCAAGCTATGATGAAATGTGGATCATGAATGAACTGGTGGAAAATCTGGAGAACGGTGTTCCACCTGTTCACCTTTGCCTTCACATGCGAGACTTTGAAGCCGGCAAATCCATCGCCTCCAACATCATAGATGAAGGAATTATGGGTAGCCAGAAGGTGATTGTGGTGGTGTCTCAGCACTTCATTGATAGTGCCTGGTGTCGCTTTGAGTTTGAATTAGCTCAGTCCTGGTTTGTGATGGAACGCAATgccaacatcatcatcatcattctggaagatgtggaggagagaaaaactaaaaaagtgTTTGGGC comes from the Triplophysa rosa linkage group LG9, Trosa_1v2, whole genome shotgun sequence genome and includes:
- the tlr4bb gene encoding LOW QUALITY PROTEIN: toll-like receptor 4b, duplicate b (The sequence of the model RefSeq protein was modified relative to this genomic sequence to represent the inferred CDS: substituted 1 base at 1 genomic stop codon), with amino-acid sequence MQEWSCHVILFHFXITKNTHYSCAGRNLTHIPASLPLTVTTLDFSFNFLNSLTKCVFPLLYNLQALDLTRCHIYHIEDDAFYNVRNLTSLILTGNPVTHFGLECFNVLHNLQQLVLVDVGLTSLQLHINNLTRLQELKVGTNNIQSMTLPSFMSTFTRFSLLDLHANNISIIKSDHTAVLREIGRNMTLILCRNPLLHIEPGAFKDIYLKELDIRSAFVSLNAQKGCFKALDGLSVDKLFIGKYRMERKIEVTDPNYLDGLCSINFNELYFVQKEFSMSEMHVFKCMVNATKITVKRGYLHNMGYVPFHHLKELYLGATSLSAIPCISGIHSLEKLVVKNIIPMTFLGVADLPLLRYVDLSGNLLNLKDCCSQFFQRCQNIRHMNLSRNSEIGMADKPFSGFDLLEVLDFHHTKLHVVFHFLEGLQNVQYLDISYTSISFSNYMDFHDLGNLTVLKMKGNSFRGDMLSNLLQNLKNLEVLDISHCGIEKISRTSFKGMQKLRHLYLSQNKLMVLDFLVHPDLKQLTSVYVDKNSIISISLDVLQKLPTNLSVFDLSSNPIECSCAHTDFILWIIEHRGILEQPQNILCKTFSASSDFPATDFDIDSCVYNTRLTVILLICCVTAVTVLSVVAYRFQFYLKYCCILLKGYKSPKQQECSYDAFVIFSSYDEMWIMNELVENLENGVPPVHLCLHMRDFEAGKSIASNIIDEGIMGSQKVIVVVSQHFIDSAWCRFEFELAQSWFVMERNANIIIIILEDVEERKTKKVFGLHKHLKKNTYLKWSRDPLSNLRFWIRLRKAATK